A window of the Acetobacteraceae bacterium genome harbors these coding sequences:
- a CDS encoding DUF4232 domain-containing protein — protein sequence MGEKISFWVLGVLCFFGSGNVLYAKTLSQNPMPVCTSKTLSLKLEQNMPGSAGMSHENAELILTNKGKKACRLENPPAFAFLDQKKRPFPIASHLEDVSEIRLLPRQSLHLNLRWVSQEVFDDNLCVQTSFLSVTTAHQHKKYIFQHKLCGDKKEGVTAQLNLLNEGETL from the coding sequence ATGGGAGAAAAGATTTCTTTTTGGGTTTTAGGCGTGCTTTGCTTTTTCGGAAGCGGAAATGTGCTTTATGCCAAGACACTTTCTCAAAATCCGATGCCAGTTTGCACCTCAAAAACCCTTAGCCTCAAACTTGAACAAAACATGCCGGGATCGGCTGGCATGTCGCATGAAAATGCGGAACTCATCCTGACCAATAAAGGCAAAAAAGCCTGTCGCCTTGAAAATCCGCCAGCCTTTGCCTTTCTAGATCAGAAGAAACGCCCTTTTCCGATTGCGTCTCACTTAGAAGATGTTTCAGAAATCCGCTTGCTACCCCGTCAAAGCCTGCATTTAAATCTGCGCTGGGTCTCTCAAGAAGTTTTTGACGATAATCTTTGCGTTCAAACCTCTTTTTTATCGGTCACAACCGCCCATCAGCACAAAAAATACATTTTTCAACACAAACTCTGTGGCGATAAAAAAGAAGGGGTGACCGCACAATTAAACCTCTTGAATGAAGGGGAGACGCTATAA
- a CDS encoding NAD-dependent formate dehydrogenase, translating into MAKILCVLYPDPQAGYPPKYIRDLQPSLKGPYAEELLSLPEKIRPSEAVVKHENEIYEAFLKEQKNQLLGCVSGKLGLEKWCKDNGHELIVVSDKDGKDSDFDKYLPEADVFITQPFWPAYLTKERIQKAKNLKIAITAGIGSDHVDLKAAAEAGISVVEATGSNSISVAEHIVMMALSLVRNYLPAHALARNGVWNIADCVSRSYDLANMRFGAVGSGRIGYAVLKRMKAFGCELHYTQRHRLPEAVEKELGLTFHKTPEEMAPHMDIISAHIPLYPQTRNLFNEAFFAKVNHGTYFINCARGELVDMDALKKAQEEGKIAAYAGDVWFPQPAPADHPWRTMPFNGMTPHMSGTSLSAQARYISITHEMLKNFLAGKPIPEDYYIVKGDQLSGTGAQSYKL; encoded by the coding sequence ATGGCAAAAATACTCTGTGTTCTCTACCCAGATCCTCAGGCGGGTTATCCCCCTAAATATATCCGTGATTTACAGCCTTCCCTTAAAGGCCCTTATGCGGAGGAGCTTTTAAGCCTTCCCGAAAAGATCCGTCCTTCAGAAGCGGTCGTCAAACATGAAAATGAGATTTACGAAGCTTTCTTGAAAGAGCAGAAAAACCAGCTTTTAGGCTGTGTCTCTGGCAAGCTCGGCCTTGAAAAATGGTGCAAAGACAATGGGCATGAACTCATTGTTGTCTCCGACAAGGACGGTAAAGATTCTGATTTTGATAAATATCTGCCAGAAGCAGACGTCTTCATTACCCAGCCTTTCTGGCCTGCTTATCTCACCAAAGAACGCATCCAGAAAGCAAAAAACCTTAAAATCGCTATCACCGCAGGCATTGGCTCTGACCATGTGGATTTAAAAGCCGCCGCAGAGGCTGGTATTTCCGTTGTCGAGGCCACTGGCTCCAATTCCATTTCCGTTGCTGAGCATATTGTGATGATGGCGCTTTCTCTCGTGCGGAATTATCTTCCTGCCCATGCCTTGGCCCGCAATGGCGTTTGGAATATCGCCGATTGCGTCTCCCGAAGCTATGACCTTGCCAATATGCGTTTTGGGGCTGTCGGCTCTGGCCGTATCGGCTATGCCGTTCTCAAACGTATGAAAGCCTTTGGCTGTGAGCTGCATTATACCCAGCGCCACCGCCTGCCAGAAGCCGTGGAGAAGGAGCTTGGCCTGACCTTCCATAAAACGCCAGAAGAAATGGCGCCGCATATGGATATTATCAGTGCGCATATTCCTCTCTATCCGCAGACACGCAACCTCTTTAATGAGGCTTTCTTCGCTAAAGTAAACCATGGCACTTATTTCATTAACTGTGCCCGTGGGGAGCTTGTCGATATGGACGCCCTCAAAAAAGCGCAGGAAGAGGGCAAAATCGCTGCCTATGCAGGCGATGTCTGGTTTCCACAGCCAGCGCCTGCCGATCATCCATGGCGCACCATGCCCTTTAACGGCATGACACCACACATGTCTGGCACGTCTTTAAGCGCGCAGGCACGCTATATTTCCATTACGCATGAAATGCTGAAAAATTTCCTTGCTGGAAAGCCTATCCCTGAAGACTATTATATTGTCAAAGGCGATCAGCTCAGCGGCACAGGCGCACAGTCCTATAAGCTGTAA
- the rho gene encoding transcription termination factor Rho produces the protein MHLAELKTKKASELIEMAEELEIDNASNLRQQDLTFAILKAMADDDQSVFGDGTLEIMPDGFGFLRSSSVNYLPGANDIYISPQQIRKYGLRPGDTIEGQLKAPEENERYFSLDKVMAINFSDPEKARHRVNFDNLTPLYPDRQLKLEIPVEEIKEKRTTAPSKAGKGKKDNKDYTARVIDLVAPIGMGQRALIVAPPRTGKTVMLQSVAQSITTNNPDVSLIVLLIDERPEEVTDMARSVRGEVVSSTFDEPAKRHVEVAEMVMEKAKRLVENGRDVVILLDSITRLARAYNTVVPSSGKVLTGGVDANALQRPKRFFGAARNIESGGSLTIIATALIETGSRMDEVIFEEFKGTGNSELVLDRKLSDKRTFPAIDMIKSGTRKEELLVDRADLAKMWVLRRLLSTMGAQEGMDFLLDKLRYSKSNADFFEAMNN, from the coding sequence ATGCATCTTGCTGAACTGAAGACAAAAAAAGCCTCCGAGCTGATTGAAATGGCTGAAGAGCTCGAAATCGACAATGCCTCAAATCTGCGGCAACAGGACCTTACCTTTGCAATTTTAAAAGCGATGGCCGATGACGATCAAAGCGTTTTCGGCGACGGAACGCTTGAAATTATGCCGGATGGCTTTGGCTTTTTACGCTCTTCTTCAGTGAATTATCTCCCTGGCGCAAATGATATTTATATCTCTCCCCAACAGATCCGAAAATACGGTCTGCGTCCAGGGGATACGATTGAAGGCCAGCTCAAAGCGCCCGAAGAAAATGAGCGCTATTTCAGCCTTGATAAGGTCATGGCAATCAATTTTTCAGACCCTGAAAAAGCCCGCCACCGTGTCAATTTTGACAATCTGACCCCTCTTTATCCAGACCGTCAGCTCAAGCTCGAAATTCCTGTCGAAGAGATTAAAGAAAAAAGAACGACAGCCCCTTCCAAAGCCGGCAAAGGTAAAAAAGACAATAAAGATTATACCGCCCGTGTGATTGATCTTGTTGCACCGATTGGTATGGGACAGCGTGCCCTCATTGTTGCACCGCCACGCACAGGTAAAACCGTGATGCTGCAATCGGTTGCGCAATCCATCACAACGAACAATCCTGATGTCTCTCTGATCGTTCTGCTCATTGATGAACGTCCAGAGGAAGTCACCGATATGGCACGCTCTGTTCGTGGCGAGGTCGTTTCCTCCACCTTTGACGAGCCAGCCAAGCGCCATGTCGAAGTCGCCGAAATGGTCATGGAAAAGGCCAAACGCCTCGTTGAAAATGGCCGTGACGTTGTCATTCTCCTAGACTCCATCACCCGTCTCGCCCGTGCCTATAATACGGTTGTGCCTTCTTCGGGCAAAGTGTTGACGGGCGGTGTGGATGCCAATGCGCTCCAACGTCCAAAACGCTTTTTCGGTGCGGCCCGTAACATTGAATCTGGCGGCTCTTTGACCATTATCGCAACGGCCTTGATTGAAACAGGCTCTCGCATGGATGAGGTTATTTTTGAAGAGTTTAAGGGAACGGGTAACTCTGAACTTGTTCTTGACCGTAAATTGTCTGATAAGCGCACCTTCCCTGCCATTGATATGATTAAATCAGGCACACGTAAGGAAGAATTGCTTGTTGACCGTGCAGACCTTGCAAAAATGTGGGTTCTCCGCCGTCTTCTCTCCACAATGGGAGCGCAGGAAGGCATGGACTTCTTGCTTGATAAATTGCGTTACAGCAAATCCAATGCAGACTTTTTTGAGGCGATGAATAACTAA
- a CDS encoding LysE family translocator: MLSQLSLLLPFTIFWIGCVFVPGLDFVFVSRTAAMQGRMAGIMASLGVSVGSTIWGIAGYFGIHALFVLEPKLFLGMKMAGGLYLIWVGSKLLRGQGHDTGLQGTSTTQVLKLGNVFWAGVLCDLSNPKTLVFMSSLFASAFPENASSALGLAAILMIFFSTFLIMGAIAVCLAAPIVSTWFWRQRLVIDRCAGLIFILLGGGFVLETLPMPSIGRLFSKMMA, encoded by the coding sequence ATGCTCTCACAACTTTCCCTGCTTTTGCCTTTCACGATTTTTTGGATTGGCTGTGTTTTTGTTCCCGGGCTGGATTTTGTCTTTGTCTCCCGAACGGCTGCAATGCAAGGGCGCATGGCCGGCATTATGGCCTCTCTTGGCGTCAGTGTCGGCAGTACCATCTGGGGCATTGCAGGCTATTTCGGCATTCATGCGCTTTTTGTCCTTGAGCCTAAGCTCTTTCTGGGCATGAAAATGGCGGGCGGTCTGTATCTGATTTGGGTCGGAAGCAAGCTCCTCCGTGGACAGGGGCACGATACAGGGCTTCAAGGAACATCCACAACGCAGGTTCTCAAGCTCGGAAATGTGTTTTGGGCAGGGGTTTTATGTGACCTTTCCAATCCTAAGACATTGGTTTTCATGTCTTCACTCTTTGCCTCCGCTTTTCCAGAAAATGCGAGTTCGGCTCTCGGGCTAGCCGCAATTTTAATGATTTTCTTTTCAACCTTTCTGATTATGGGCGCTATTGCGGTTTGTTTGGCGGCACCGATTGTCTCCACATGGTTTTGGCGGCAACGGCTCGTCATTGACCGCTGTGCTGGTCTGATTTTCATTTTGCTGGGGGGCGGTTTTGTGCTGGAAACCCTGCCAATGCCTTCTATTGGACGTCTTTTTTCAAAAATGATGGCTTAA